agaggatgagatttcctaggtctcaggagcagtctcagggtagttataggccccagtactttggacggccacctaggcctcctccacctcagttacagggttacaggtatgaccgttatactcagtcaggaccatgtgagagctcacgggcattgGGTTTGCAACTACATCAAGGTTCAAGGCAGACATGATCATTTCcgccacggtgtgacatctgtggtagaggacacttgggccaatgtcgAGCAGGTTCTGGTGCTtcttatacatgtgggcgtccgaggcatatgatgcgagatttcccaaatagagattctgggggtatggcacaaccagcgagtttaGCAACAGGATCATATATGTCCGtacatccttcagggcgcgagtctcagtcttcggctggcaGAGGTCCAgtcagaggtagaggttccagttcaggtggtaataagaaccgtatctatgctttagcgggtcgacaggaccaagaGTCTTCACCAGATATTATgataggtatattgaccattttctctcatgatacttatgccttgatagacccaggatctactttatcgtatattaccccatttgtcgcgggtaagtttggtatagtgcctgaaatactaagtgatccttttgcagtATCTACACCATTCGGAGAACAGATTATTGCTAGACGGTTTTActgaggttgtacggtgacagtttgtagtcgtcagacctcaaccgacctagttgagctagagatgatggattttgatgttatcatggGCATGTACTGGTTGGcatcttgctatgccacagttgattgccgagtaGAGGCAgccagatttttttttttgggtgagccaatccttgaatgggtaggtaatacagcgacacccagaggtaggtttatttcctatctgaaggcgaggaaaatgatcgcaaaaggttgcatttatcatattatgcgagttagagatgcagatacTGAGATACCTACaattcagtctattcccatagtcaaagagtatgcagatgtgcttccagatgagcttccgagtattcctccagagcgagagattgattttagcatcgatttgcttccaggaactcaaccaatatccatccctccgtatagaatggcatatgccgaattgaaggagttaaaggaacagttaaaagatttgctggagaaaggtttcatcaggcccagtacctcaccttggggtgcaccagtattgtttgtgcggaagaaagacggctcgctgaggatgtgtatcaattataggcagctgaataaggtaactattaagaataagtatccacttccaaggatcgatgacttgtttgatcagttccagggggctagattcttttcaaagatagatttgaggtcgggattccaccaggtcagagttcgggagaaagatattccgaagacaaccttcaggacccgatatggccacttcaagttccttgtcatgtcctttgggttgacgaatgcacccactgtatttatggacttgatgaatagcctattctggccctttttagatctgttcgtgataatatttattgatgatattctggtttattcaagttcagaggatgagcatgcggaccacctacgagcggtactccaaaccctccgtgatcgtaagttgtatgctaagttttctaaatgtgagttctggttgaagtctgtagcattcttggggcatattgtatccgatgaaggtataaaggtagacactcagaagattgaggccgtgaaatcttggcctagacctaccactccgacataGGTTCGTatctttctaggcttagcaggatacaaTCAGAGGTTCATAGAggggttttcttccctttcggcaccattgacgaagttgatgcagaaagcaactaagtttcaatggacgaaggcttgcgagcagagtttccaagagcttaagaataggttgacctcagcgccagttctaacacttccaaagggtctagagggttatgccgtgtattgtgatgcctcaggtgtcgggttaggatgtgtccctatacaacatgggaaggtaattacGTATGCTTCAAGGAAGTTAAGGAAGCACGATAGGAATTATCCAacccacaaccttgagttagctgcagttgtccatgcacttaagatatggcggcattatttatatggtgttcatgttgatgtatttacagatcataaaagcctgcaatatatcttcaagcaaaaagagttgaatttgagacagaggcgatggcttgagttattgaaagattacgatgttaacattctctaccatccaggaaaagctaatgttgtagcagatgccttaagtcgccgatctatgggtagcttagcacatgtaaaggccgagaaaaaataattaactagagagattcattaATTGgtttgtttgggggttcggttagtagactctGATAATGGTGGAGTtctactccaaaacactacaaaatcatctctcatagatgaagtcaaggaaaggca
The DNA window shown above is from Nicotiana tomentosiformis chromosome 8, ASM39032v3, whole genome shotgun sequence and carries:
- the LOC138896831 gene encoding uncharacterized protein, encoding MRDFPNRDSGGMAQPASLATGSYMSVHPSGRESQSSAGRGPVRGRGSSSGGNKNRIYALAGRQDQESSPDIMIGILTIFSHDTYALIDPGSTLSYITPFVAGKFGIVPEILSDPFAVSTPFGEQIIARRFY